A window from Engraulis encrasicolus isolate BLACKSEA-1 chromosome 11, IST_EnEncr_1.0, whole genome shotgun sequence encodes these proteins:
- the LOC134457883 gene encoding uncharacterized protein LOC134457883: MGRRSCVCGVTRPALWSLLLVTLLLCDPTWAGFGKGKGGGSSKPSSGGSRTSHNKPAATSPRTPKTHGGGSNWGATSHGGSQPKKPDPYPKGGGTGTNTNQQPGRAGGGYGGNTNQQYPAAGGGGQYPGQGGTNYGRNPNQQYPGQGGTNYGGQPNQYPGQGGTNYGRNPNQQYPGQYPGGGQPNQYPGQGGTNYGGRNPHQPYPGQGGTHYGGQQPYPGQGGTNYGRNPYQQPYPGQGGYGQGGYGQGYGGGGYGGYGAGGYGGGGYGGGYGYPNQNPNNKILSPRYGGGFMGGGGGYGGGSPFSRSVQSNGYQPSVKSQGFAKKAMLAAGVGAVAGMAVGYGIGRFPRPHFGFRSPMEEQNYNRYMYERYGAKSTDQNDYRDYVYKTPPKADKSFQTYEQYMDTCMKRTDLLKEQQEESGSPQSSRLQGDQPTDYPDGGSVGGVGGGPKDSETQSNLQTNQSKSKEPDGPKDVAAASGSLEPSLLTQPPPIPAAAADNNAATTPSLPEQDDAVTASSPIASRRRRKRRAAENDNDNNNNDDREVSISKIGYPAAAGNAGTSSCVLEQDAVTASSPVASRRRRRKRRAAENDNDQVVSISEIGYPALMDQLKSRRCMELYMVYSEKYLQKAEAQQQEQGQGGGDGNKPRGGAGAGGDAGHWGRPLVLLFTTTVMLLSSNVLLQ; this comes from the coding sequence ATGGGGaggcggtcgtgtgtgtgtggtgtgacccGCCCCGCTCTCTGGTCACTGCTTCTAGTGACACTGCTGCTCTGCGACCCGACATGGGCGGGCTTTGGCAAGGGGAAGGGAGGCGGCAGCTCAAAGCCATCGTCAGGCGGCTCAAGGACGTCGCACAACAAACCTGCCGCCACCTCGCCCAGGACACCCAAGACCCACGGGGGCGGCAGCAACTGGGGAGCCACGAGCCATGGGGGCAGCCAGCCCAAAAAGCCGGATCCTTACCCTAAAGGGGGCGGTACCGGCACCAACACCAACCAGCAGCctggcagagcaggaggaggctaTGGTGGGAACACCAATCAGCAGTACCCTGCCGCAGGGGGTGGTGGGCAATACCCAGGTCAGGGGGGCACCAACTATGGCAGGAACCCCAACCAGCAGTACCCAGGACAGGGGGGCACCAACTACGGTGGACAGCCCAACCAGTACCCGGGGCAAGGGGGCACAAATTACGGACGGAATCCCAACCAACAGTACCCAGGACAGTACCCAGGTGGTGGCCAGCCCAACCAATACCCGGGGCAAGGTGGCACTAACTACGGCGGGAGGAACCCCCACCAACCCTACCCAGGCCAGGGTGGCACTCACTATGGCGGGCAGCAGCCGTACCCAGGGCAAGGTGGCACCAACTACGGCCGGAACCCCTACCAACAACCCTACCCAGGACAGGGAGGGTATGGACAGGGAGGGTATGGGCAGGGGTATGGGGGTGGTGGCTATGGAGGATATGGAGCCGGCGGTTATGGGGGTGGTGGATATGGAGGCGGTTACGGGTACCCGAACCAGAACCCCAACAATAAGATCCTGAGCCCGCGCTACGGCGGCGGCTTCATGGGAGGCGGAGGAGGGTACGGCGGCGGCTCCCCCTTCTCCCGCTCCGTGCAGAGCAACGGCTACCAGCCCTCGGTGAAGTCGCAGGGCTTCGCCAAGAAGGCCATGCTGGCGGCTGGCGTGGGGGCGGTGGCGGGCATGGCGGTGGGCTACGGCATCGGCCGCTTCCCCCGGCCGCACTTCGGCTTCCGCAGCCCCATGGAGGAGCAGAACTACAACCGCTACATGTACGAGCGCTACGGCGCCAAGTCCACCGACCAGAACGACTACCGCGACTACGTCTACAAGACGCCGCCCAAGGCCGACAAGAGCTTCCAGACCTACGAGCAGTACATGGACACCTGCATGAAGCGCACCGACCTCCtcaaggagcagcaggaggagagcgGGAGCCCACAGAGTAGCAGGCTACAGGGTGATCAGCCAACAGACTACCCCGATggtggtagtgttggtggtgttggtggtggaccGAAAGACTCAGAGACGCAGAGCAATCTACAGACGAATCAATCAAAGTCAAAGGAACCTGATGGACCTAAAGATGTAGCAGCCGCATCCGGTAGTTTGGAGCCGAGTCTGCTGACCCAGCCCCCACCTATCCCAGCTGCAGCAGCGGACAACAACGCTGCCACGACTCCAAGTCTCCCAGAGCAAGACGACGCAGTCACCGCTTCCTCTCCCATCgctagtaggaggaggaggaagagacgcgCTGCCGAAAacgacaacgacaacaacaacaacgacgaccGGGAGGTGAGCATCTCGAAGATCGGCTACCCGGCAGCGGCGGGCAATGCTGGCACATCTTCATGTGTCTTAGAGCAAGACGCCGTCACCGCTTCCTCTCCCGTCGCtagtcggaggaggaggaggaagagacgcgCCGCCGAAAACGACAACGACCAGGTGGTGAGCATCTCGGAGATCGGCTACCCGGCGCTGATGGACCAGCTGAAGTCGCGCCGCTGCATGGAGCTCTACATGGTCTACTCGGAGAAGTACCTGCAGAAGGCCGAGgcccagcagcaggagcaggggcaggggggCGGCGACGGGAACAAGCcccgaggaggagcaggagcagggggagACGCCGGCCACTGGGGCAGACCTCTGGTGCTGCTGTTCACCACCACCGTCATGCTGCTCAGTAGCAACGTTTTactgcagtga
- the sprn2 gene encoding shadow of prion protein 2 has translation MAVVVQKCLPLLWACLLLCAALCPSAAQAKRRGGFKGRGSPIGNKLPSSHNQNQNPDQNKNKGSRTGLKLAGAAAAGAIGGAAVGYGLGSLGRNHHYGGGGYGGGYGGRGYGHGYGYDSSEEDRRGYYQEGYGGVGRNQSDYRYQQRGAAGPGPVGWGSVSVLLMALVPLVWVQLV, from the exons ATGGCCGTGGTCGTGCAGAAGTGTCTGCCCCTGCTGTGGGCCTGCCTGCTCCTGTGTGCAGCCCTGTGCCCCAGCGCCGCCCAGGCCAAGCGCAGAGGGGGCTTCAAGGGCAGGGGCTCGCCCATCGGCAACAAGCTGCCCTCATCCCACAACCAGAACCAG AACCCCGACCAGAACAAGAACAAGGGCTCCAGGACGGGCCTGAAGCTGGCTGGGGCGGCCGCCGCGGGGGCCATCGGTGGGGCTGCGGTGGGCTACGGGCTGGGCTCCCTGGGACGTAACCACCACTACGGCGGCGGAGGCTATGGAGGAGGGTACGGAGGACGGGGCTACGGGCACGGCTACGGGTACGACTCGTCCGAGGAGGACCGGCGCGGGTACTACCAAGAGGGCTACGGAGGAGTTGGCCGGAACCAGTCGGACTACCGGTACCAGCAACGAGGGGCGGCCGGGCCCGGGCCGGTGGGCTGGGGGTCGGTGTCGGTGCTCCTGATGGCCCTGGTGCCACTGGTTTGGGTCCAGCTGGTGTGA